The proteins below are encoded in one region of Salvelinus fontinalis isolate EN_2023a chromosome 10, ASM2944872v1, whole genome shotgun sequence:
- the LOC129863303 gene encoding GTPase IMAP family member 4-like → MDRPGFTTAPHPRDVRIVLLGKTGVGKSATGNTILGQDVFNSALGFSSITMKCQERTVLIGQNRVSVVDTPDFFYATHTQEGLSSEIERCIHLSDPGPHAFIFVLTLDTFTEQETDVVTAFEKCFGEVASRYTIIVFTHGDELNNRTIEELVENNVKLSELIEERGWRYHVLNNKDRANRNQVTELLEKILIMMYVSEGRCYTRDMLQEAQRKAREEIELMKEESHREEERKRQEHQRKM, encoded by the exons ATGGACCGACCTGGATTCACTACAGCCCCTCATCCTCGTGATGTCAGGATTGTGCTGCTGGGCAAAACTGGAGTGGGGAAGAGTGCAACAGGAAACACCATTCTGGGTCAAGACGTGTTTAACTCAGCTTTGGGCTTTTCCTCAATTACCATGAAATGTCAAGAGAGAACTGTTCTCATTGGACAGAACAGAGTCAGTGTGGTTGACACTCCAGACTTCTtctatgcaacacacacacaggagggttTGAgttcagagatagagagatgtatCCATCTGTCTGACCCTGGACCCCATGCATTTATCTTTGTTCTAACTCTTGATACTTTCACTGAGCAGGAGACAGATGTAGTCACTGCATTTGAGAAATGTTTTGGTGAAGTAGCTTCAAGATACACTATCATTGTCTTTACTCATGGAGACGAGCTGAACAACAGAACAATAGAGGAACTAGTAGAGAACAATGTTAAGTTGTCTGAGCTCATTGAAGAGCGTGGTTGGAGATATCATGTCCTTAACAACAAAGACAGAGCCAATAGAAACCAGGTGACTGAGCTGCTGGAAAAGATACTCATCATGATGTATGTGAGTGAAGGTAGATGTTACACACGTGACATGCTGCAGGAGGCACAAAGAAAGGCAAGAGAAGAGATTGAGTTGATGAAAGAGGAGAGtcacagggaggaagagaggaaaagaCAAGAACACCAGAG AAAGATGTAG
- the LOC129864185 gene encoding GTPase IMAP family member 9-like translates to MASSSATKPLMKDEDTDKQTLGRRRNSMDDRPNMSMTRIVLVGKTGAGKSSSGNTILGRKAFRDAKSGSSVTKECSKETEEVGGRQIMLVDTPGLFDTSHSDSYLKTEISKCINMTSPGPHAIVLVINMGPFTEEEQNAVKKIRALFGEEAERYTMILFTHGDELDDGGIEQYVHEAQEDLKTLVDQCGGRYHVFDNTKVDDRDQVVELLDKIDHMVAVNGEDHYTNDMYKEAERNLTLKEEELKTLYEEKIQEFERELPPKYQQLGNMLWDQMKALKKSMEEIKKAMNDLSKQDQNKILRIMEHMRHFKRKLRAVRSEAEQTQVNEDISTEVNIKLKDLHV, encoded by the exons ATGGCTTCATCAAGCGCAACAAAACCCT tgatgAAGGATgaagacacagacaaacagactctGGGTAGAAGAAGAAATTCCATGGATGATCGTCCAAACA TGTCCATGACCAGGATTGTGCTGGTGGGGAAAACAGGCGCTGGAAAAAGCTCTTCAGGAAACACCATTCTGGGGAGGAAGGCTTTCAGAGATGCCAAATCTGGCTCTTCTGTGACAAAAGAGTGTTCCAAGGAGACAGAagaggtgggagggagacagATAATGCTAGTGGACACCCCTGGCTTATTCGATACAAGCCACTCTGACAGTTACTTGAAGACAGAGATCAGTAAATGTATCAACATGACGTCACCTGGTCCCCATGCAATTGTATTGGTCATAAACATGGGGCCTTTCACAGAAGAGGAACAGAACGCGGTAAAGAAAATCAGGGCGCTGTTTGGAGAAGAAGCTGAAAGGTATACCATGATCCTCTTCACCCATGGAGATGAGTTGGATGATGGCGGCATTGAGCAGTATGTCCATGAAGCTCAGGAAGATCTCAAGACACTTGTGGACCAGTGCGGTGGAAGGTACCATGTTTTTGACAACACCAAGGTGGATGACAGAGACCAAGTTGTGGAGCTCCTAGACAAAATTGACCACATGGTGGCCGTAAATGGTGAAGACCACTACACCAACGACATGTACAAGGAAGCGGAGAGAAACCTCACACTAAAAGAGGAGGAGTTGAAGACGCTTTATGAGGAGAAAATACAAGAGTTTGAGAGGGAATTGCCACCCAAGTACCAACAATTAGGCAATATGCTTTGGGACCAAATGAAGGCACTAAAGAAGTCAATGGAAGAAATAAAAAAGGCCATGAATGACTTATCAAAACAAGATCAAAACAAAATCTTGCGGATCATGGAACACATGCGTCATTTTAAAAGGAAGTTACGGGCTGTGAGGAGCGAGGCAGAGCAAACACAAGTGAATGAAGACATTTCTACAGAGGTTAATATCAAGTTAAAAGATCTACATGTCTGA